In one Acidobacteriota bacterium genomic region, the following are encoded:
- a CDS encoding universal stress protein has product MKLLICTDGSAQAENAVRFAGLIAEKSRAETTLLGITEKPGDEDAVFDSLRRAQQLLKERGVNAEVIAKAGEPIDEIVKRTDETTYDLAVIGAVRKGTRGPFLMSAKAYKIIKAVAPPVLVVIGNRETIKRILVCSGGEKYIDRAVEFSGAIAKAAGASITLFHVMAEPPAVFTDLIRMEEDVNLLLHSSLGLGQNLRREKESLEAMGVSAEVRLRHGLVISEVFKEIRRGDYDLVVTGSSPEGGNLRSYIMGNITREIVNRAECPVLVVRGGEEPAGLTRSLKGFFTHAFGHSKGEPERNR; this is encoded by the coding sequence ATGAAACTCTTGATCTGCACCGATGGTTCCGCTCAGGCGGAGAACGCGGTACGGTTTGCCGGGCTCATCGCCGAAAAGTCTCGGGCCGAGACCACGCTTCTGGGAATAACCGAAAAGCCGGGCGACGAGGACGCGGTGTTCGATTCGCTCCGCCGCGCGCAACAACTCCTCAAGGAGCGAGGCGTAAACGCGGAGGTGATCGCCAAAGCCGGCGAGCCCATCGACGAGATAGTCAAACGCACCGACGAGACGACCTACGACCTGGCGGTGATCGGGGCCGTACGCAAGGGCACTCGTGGGCCGTTCCTGATGTCGGCGAAGGCCTACAAGATCATAAAAGCTGTCGCGCCTCCGGTGCTGGTTGTGATCGGAAATCGCGAGACCATCAAACGCATTCTGGTCTGCAGCGGCGGCGAGAAGTACATCGACCGCGCGGTCGAGTTTTCCGGCGCGATAGCGAAAGCCGCCGGCGCCTCGATCACGCTCTTTCACGTCATGGCAGAGCCGCCGGCGGTTTTTACCGATTTGATCCGGATGGAAGAAGACGTGAATCTCTTGCTGCACTCGAGCTTGGGGCTTGGCCAGAACCTGCGCCGCGAGAAGGAATCGCTTGAAGCGATGGGCGTCTCTGCCGAGGTGCGCTTGCGGCACGGGCTGGTTATCAGCGAGGTGTTTAAGGAGATCCGTCGCGGCGATTACGACCTGGTGGTGACGGGTTCCTCACCGGAGGGCGGCAACCTTCGGAGTTACATAATGGGGAACATCACCCGCGAGATCGTCAACCGCGCCGAGTGTCCGGTGCTGGTCGTTCGCGGCGGCGAAGAACCAGCGGGGCTAACGCGAAGCTTGAAAGGGTTCTTCACGCACGCGTTTGGACACTCGAAGGGCGAACCAGAGCGAAACCGATAG
- a CDS encoding efflux RND transporter periplasmic adaptor subunit yields MDTQEQHPGLYCLYPPRLGAEVDITEQIEAGVTRYVVRNTATSRYFLLKQPEYRILSQFDGTLTVSDVASGGPQANGPRVTSATLVRFLGKLDSFGLLARGGTDGSIAGHRPERGLYVRFHLFNPDKVLAWLDRVFGWALTKPAIVSSFVLMLIVAFGMLSRVDEVSTYTSYLYREYGIAAILGITLTITALHEFAHGLACKHFGGDVREMGVLLIYYVLPAFYCNVTDIYRMGRKRERLWVIFAGIYWQLIVSALGGLGWLIATPYSLLGDLSLLVFIGGSFNILINCNPLIKLDGYYALSQALGVVNLQARSSDYVRSLFARLLGEPQKRQADSQRPLLYFSYWISSILYSVILIWLILGWVSGELMDGLRFLGVLLTMLLTALLTERWWKPILTEGRALLASSLANARREKTSDERFVERALSTIEGVPSMSAQTVVDKPTSEQNSPQSETRKAWFPKRRKVIKLGFALIVIAVLIAPWEAATGSDCTLLLPPDREGVVRANTDAVLAEIYVQPGDALAEGARVARLSNPEIEDRLTQLSAEIDRLNTNNSRIEDDLRVRSENVLSANFKETDRKRLANELKDESAQIANAEKSAQRSQPLPASLTVLQSEIELKQIELDRNRREVERYKKLFDQGLVGEQIYDRAVAEARLSETALRAARARLDAALVDHHRLTSGAQTNSLVAETEARAARSNFESLIAELHSNRQQLESLRHRHEILRRESEGMAIVTPKAGVVLGEDMRKMVGRRYSRGEEICRIGEIGKFFLKIDVSEREIGSVRLDSPVRFKLKTMPGRVFTGRVSKINAEPIPNERAQRFYPVEVLIENSDGLLRPGMTGFARISFGRQSIGLILAQKIWQALRPELWLF; encoded by the coding sequence ATGGACACACAAGAACAACACCCCGGACTGTATTGCCTGTACCCGCCGCGCCTCGGCGCCGAGGTCGATATCACCGAGCAGATCGAAGCAGGCGTTACGCGTTACGTCGTGCGCAACACCGCTACCTCCCGCTACTTTCTTCTTAAACAGCCCGAGTACAGAATACTGAGTCAGTTCGACGGCACACTGACGGTTTCGGATGTCGCGAGCGGCGGACCTCAAGCCAATGGTCCGCGCGTGACAAGCGCGACGCTCGTAAGATTCCTTGGCAAGCTCGACTCGTTCGGTCTGCTGGCGCGCGGCGGCACGGATGGTTCGATCGCCGGTCACCGGCCTGAGCGCGGGCTCTACGTCAGATTCCACCTATTCAACCCTGATAAGGTGCTGGCGTGGCTCGATCGGGTTTTTGGCTGGGCGCTCACCAAACCTGCCATTGTGTCTTCGTTCGTGCTTATGCTGATCGTCGCTTTTGGTATGCTTTCCAGAGTTGATGAAGTCTCAACCTATACATCCTACCTCTATCGTGAGTATGGCATTGCGGCAATTCTTGGGATAACGCTAACGATAACTGCGCTGCACGAGTTCGCGCACGGACTGGCCTGCAAGCACTTCGGCGGGGATGTCCGCGAGATGGGCGTGTTGCTGATTTATTACGTCTTGCCGGCCTTCTATTGCAATGTCACGGATATCTACCGCATGGGCCGCAAGCGCGAGCGCCTGTGGGTGATCTTCGCCGGCATCTACTGGCAATTGATAGTAAGCGCCCTCGGCGGGTTGGGTTGGCTTATTGCAACTCCGTACTCGCTGTTGGGGGACCTGTCGCTGCTGGTTTTCATTGGCGGGTCGTTCAACATCCTTATCAACTGCAATCCTCTAATCAAGCTCGACGGCTACTACGCGCTTTCGCAAGCGCTCGGCGTTGTTAATCTGCAGGCTCGTTCCTCTGATTACGTGCGATCCCTATTCGCAAGACTTCTGGGCGAGCCACAGAAGAGACAGGCGGATTCTCAAAGGCCGCTGCTCTATTTCAGCTATTGGATCTCGTCGATTCTCTATTCCGTGATCTTGATCTGGCTCATCCTCGGATGGGTAAGCGGCGAGCTGATGGACGGATTGCGATTCCTGGGAGTGTTGCTAACGATGCTCCTGACCGCGTTGCTAACTGAAAGATGGTGGAAACCGATTTTGACCGAAGGACGTGCTTTGCTTGCTTCATCCCTCGCTAACGCTCGACGTGAGAAAACGTCCGATGAGCGGTTCGTGGAGCGAGCATTAAGCACGATCGAAGGAGTACCCAGCATGTCAGCACAAACAGTTGTAGACAAGCCAACCTCGGAGCAGAACAGCCCCCAAAGTGAGACTCGAAAGGCGTGGTTTCCAAAGCGCCGCAAGGTTATCAAGCTGGGTTTCGCGTTGATTGTGATCGCAGTGCTCATCGCGCCCTGGGAAGCGGCTACCGGAAGCGACTGTACCCTACTCTTGCCACCGGACCGTGAGGGCGTAGTGCGCGCTAACACCGATGCCGTGCTGGCCGAAATCTACGTTCAGCCGGGCGATGCTCTCGCCGAAGGCGCAAGAGTGGCGCGCCTCTCCAACCCTGAAATCGAAGACCGCCTCACGCAGTTGAGCGCGGAGATTGACCGGCTCAACACCAACAATTCGAGAATAGAGGACGATCTCCGCGTGCGAAGCGAGAACGTGCTTTCGGCTAACTTTAAAGAGACCGACCGCAAGCGTCTGGCAAATGAGCTTAAGGATGAGTCGGCTCAAATCGCCAACGCGGAAAAAAGCGCTCAGCGCTCTCAACCGCTTCCGGCCTCACTCACCGTTCTTCAGTCGGAAATAGAGCTGAAGCAAATCGAGCTCGATCGCAATCGTCGAGAGGTGGAGCGCTACAAGAAGCTGTTCGATCAAGGGCTGGTCGGCGAGCAGATCTATGACCGGGCTGTCGCCGAAGCGCGGCTGAGTGAGACGGCACTTCGCGCCGCCCGCGCACGACTGGACGCGGCTCTTGTAGACCACCACAGGCTAACAAGCGGCGCCCAGACAAATTCGCTGGTGGCGGAAACCGAAGCGCGCGCCGCTCGCTCAAACTTCGAATCGTTGATTGCAGAGCTACACTCGAATCGGCAGCAGCTCGAATCGCTCCGGCACAGGCATGAGATACTCAGGCGCGAGTCTGAAGGCATGGCAATAGTGACGCCGAAAGCCGGAGTAGTGCTTGGTGAAGATATGCGCAAGATGGTTGGTCGCCGCTACAGCCGCGGTGAAGAGATCTGCCGCATTGGCGAGATCGGGAAGTTCTTCCTCAAGATTGACGTGAGCGAGCGCGAGATCGGCAGCGTCAGACTCGACAGTCCAGTCCGGTTCAAATTGAAGACGATGCCCGGCCGCGTATTCACCGGCCGAGTCTCGAAGATAAACGCCGAGCCAATTCCAAATGAGCGCGCTCAGCGGTTTTATCCTGTTGAGGTTTTGATTGAGAATTCTGATGGGCTGCTGCGTCCAGGGATGACCGGTTTCGCGCGCATCAGTTTCGGCCGGCAGTCTATCGGCCTAATCCTGGCGCAAAAGATTTGGCAGGCGCTAAGGCCGGAATTGTGGTTGTTCTGA
- a CDS encoding DUF2723 domain-containing protein has protein sequence MTAATHTADTIQLSDARITCALLVFIAALALYAYTLAPTVTLVDSGELIVAARSLGVAHPPGFPLYVLLAHFATLVPMGNVAVRVNFASALFAALASSFVTLVVIEAITITRLSNLVHRPRKKATRGKSGKKTAPFAQPQDSPAHARFLLVVSCMVSGLLLAFSRTLWGYATIAEVYTLNSLLILVVFLLMFRWRRRIIEHRGQKQDPVGADRVSPSDKPLYAAAFFFGLALGVHHVTVGLMLPALAALAFTTEGLRFFKSRRLLYAALFAFAGVAIYAYLPLAASRSPTMNWGDPRTFERLWWHVTGRQYQVFLSFSLQTMVSQFGGFIKLTASEFGPWWLPAGPVLAIAGLVDVYRRERAAFWFLALVIAADLVYALGYEIAEDKDAYYLPTFIAMAIAAGFGANWLVKMLISLRPASRASRYIAAAVVLLVPVAAFWGNLPYDNRSRYFIAQDYVENILSTIEPGGLLLTRDWQVYSPMLYLREVERRRDDAVVIDVNQLRRSWYFDYLERTYAATIEQNRDKVESFLEDLRHWEHDPELYERDVSLNQRISARFYDMILAFVTNHIRTAPVYVTLDIAANREGKDVELTKSLADLYQFVPQGLVFQVRTGREFSEPADPQLMTRGLADETLRFEDNDVVKVKVLPVYVTMLYNRGRYLAANGRHEQAIEAFRQALAVQPGFTLAQQAINESLNAMRKWAPNNAH, from the coding sequence ATGACCGCTGCCACCCATACTGCCGACACGATTCAGCTTTCAGACGCCCGCATTACGTGCGCGCTCCTGGTGTTCATCGCAGCGCTTGCCCTGTACGCTTACACTCTTGCTCCAACCGTCACCCTGGTCGACAGCGGCGAGTTAATCGTGGCCGCGCGGTCGCTCGGCGTGGCTCACCCGCCCGGCTTTCCTCTGTACGTTCTGCTGGCGCATTTTGCCACATTAGTTCCGATGGGCAACGTGGCTGTTAGAGTGAACTTCGCGTCGGCGCTCTTTGCGGCGCTGGCTTCATCGTTCGTCACGCTCGTTGTGATTGAGGCAATAACAATCACGCGGTTGTCGAATCTTGTACACAGACCTCGAAAGAAGGCAACTCGCGGAAAAAGTGGAAAGAAGACCGCGCCATTCGCACAACCTCAAGACTCTCCCGCGCATGCGCGATTCTTATTGGTTGTTTCGTGCATGGTGTCGGGGCTATTGTTGGCCTTCTCGCGAACACTCTGGGGCTACGCGACGATAGCCGAGGTCTACACACTCAACTCGCTGCTGATACTTGTCGTCTTTCTGCTGATGTTCCGCTGGCGGCGGAGGATTATCGAGCACCGCGGCCAAAAGCAAGATCCTGTTGGAGCGGATCGGGTATCGCCGAGCGACAAGCCGCTCTATGCGGCTGCGTTCTTCTTTGGCCTTGCGCTCGGCGTGCACCACGTCACCGTAGGATTGATGTTGCCCGCGCTCGCGGCCCTCGCCTTCACCACTGAAGGCCTGAGGTTCTTCAAGAGCAGGAGACTGCTTTATGCCGCGTTGTTCGCATTCGCGGGAGTTGCCATCTACGCGTACCTGCCGCTAGCAGCTTCGCGGTCGCCGACAATGAACTGGGGTGACCCTCGCACATTCGAGCGGCTGTGGTGGCACGTGACGGGCAGACAATATCAGGTTTTCCTTTCCTTTTCGTTGCAGACGATGGTGAGCCAGTTTGGCGGCTTCATCAAGCTCACGGCAAGCGAGTTCGGTCCGTGGTGGCTGCCCGCCGGACCGGTGCTGGCGATCGCCGGACTGGTCGATGTCTATCGCCGGGAAAGAGCCGCGTTCTGGTTTCTGGCGTTGGTGATCGCCGCAGATCTGGTCTATGCGCTCGGGTACGAGATCGCCGAAGACAAAGACGCGTATTACTTGCCCACCTTCATCGCAATGGCAATCGCCGCGGGCTTCGGCGCGAACTGGCTTGTGAAGATGCTGATCTCGTTACGCCCAGCGTCGAGGGCCTCGCGCTACATTGCCGCCGCGGTTGTACTGCTTGTGCCTGTGGCAGCGTTTTGGGGGAACCTGCCCTACGACAACCGAAGCCGATACTTTATCGCGCAGGATTACGTCGAGAATATTCTGTCCACGATTGAGCCAGGCGGCCTGTTGCTCACGCGGGATTGGCAGGTTTATTCGCCGATGCTATACCTCCGCGAAGTCGAACGGCGCCGGGACGACGCGGTGGTCATCGACGTAAATCAGCTTCGGCGCTCCTGGTACTTTGATTATCTCGAGCGTACCTACGCGGCGACGATCGAGCAGAACCGGGATAAGGTCGAAAGCTTCTTGGAAGACTTGCGTCATTGGGAGCACGATCCCGAGCTTTACGAGCGCGACGTGTCTTTGAATCAGCGAATCAGTGCGCGATTCTACGATATGATTCTCGCGTTCGTGACCAACCACATTCGAACCGCGCCGGTCTACGTCACTTTGGACATCGCCGCAAACCGTGAGGGAAAGGACGTGGAGTTGACTAAATCGCTTGCCGACCTGTATCAGTTCGTTCCGCAAGGCCTGGTTTTCCAGGTGAGGACCGGTCGCGAGTTCTCGGAGCCTGCCGATCCGCAATTGATGACACGAGGCTTGGCGGACGAAACGCTTCGATTCGAAGACAACGATGTGGTCAAGGTGAAAGTGCTGCCGGTGTACGTCACCATGCTGTACAACCGAGGTCGATATCTTGCGGCAAATGGCCGCCACGAGCAGGCGATTGAGGCGTTCAGGCAAGCGCTTGCTGTGCAGCCCGGCTTTACTCTCGCGCAGCAAGCGATCAATGAAAGTCTCAACGCTATGCGCAAGTGGGCACCCAACAACGCTCACTAA
- a CDS encoding tetratricopeptide repeat protein, with product MEALAEVSEILLNLALPEAKQAGTYYYALIMKRRGQTDEARTLLEKIADSPTANCRARAMQTLGAIHHEHNDLDEAGRFYLEALRAGGEHDLITTIFPRLTISALKSAKGDHHGALADLEGLLPLMRLAAKPHPFYFNFYHNALAVEFAELGRLVEAEAACAIALASPFAPVYPEFAETRDEIADKRASATPSVVAVKRAPEADTLQRTQPEQKELAVSAFAFTWPARRDAFQRSLIRIAASRAITNIGIGRIILDRVLSCIAPRAPPALF from the coding sequence ATGGAAGCGCTCGCTGAGGTCAGTGAGATTCTGTTGAATCTCGCGCTGCCGGAAGCTAAACAAGCCGGGACTTACTATTACGCCTTGATAATGAAGCGGAGAGGCCAAACTGACGAGGCCCGAACTCTCCTCGAGAAGATTGCAGATAGTCCGACCGCCAACTGTCGAGCGCGAGCGATGCAGACCCTGGGCGCCATACATCACGAGCATAACGACCTTGACGAGGCGGGCAGATTCTATCTCGAAGCACTGCGCGCCGGTGGAGAGCATGATTTAATCACCACGATTTTCCCCCGCTTGACTATTAGCGCGCTCAAGAGCGCGAAAGGCGACCACCACGGAGCACTAGCCGATCTCGAAGGCCTTCTGCCACTCATGCGGCTCGCAGCCAAACCGCATCCGTTTTACTTCAATTTTTATCACAACGCTCTAGCAGTAGAGTTCGCCGAACTGGGGCGCCTCGTGGAAGCAGAGGCAGCCTGCGCAATCGCTCTTGCCTCACCGTTCGCACCTGTCTATCCAGAGTTCGCCGAAACGCGCGATGAGATTGCAGACAAGCGAGCGTCCGCTACGCCATCTGTCGTAGCAGTCAAGCGCGCACCTGAAGCTGACACCTTACAAAGGACTCAACCTGAACAGAAGGAATTGGCGGTCAGCGCCTTCGCCTTCACTTGGCCCGCCCGAAGAGATGCTTTTCAAAGATCGTTAATCCGGATTGCCGCGTCGAGGGCGATCACAAACATTGGGATAGGAAGAATCATCCTCGACCGCGTGCTAAGTTGCATCGCGCCTCGCGCGCCTCCTGCCCTCTTCTGA
- a CDS encoding XdhC family protein, whose product MAEADHINTVPGRSLSAGEIYTEMKRRLEQGARAAMATVVKTRGSTPQQVGAKIVIFDDGSFIGTVGGGCVEADIWAEAHEVLRTGQTDIYHFNLNDEYEDAEGMVCGGQMDVLIERWAFDEQ is encoded by the coding sequence ATGGCCGAGGCTGACCATATCAACACTGTCCCAGGACGCTCGCTGAGCGCCGGGGAAATCTACACCGAGATGAAACGACGGCTTGAGCAAGGCGCGCGTGCCGCGATGGCAACCGTTGTAAAGACGCGCGGGTCAACGCCTCAACAGGTTGGCGCGAAGATAGTGATATTTGACGACGGCTCATTCATCGGGACGGTGGGCGGTGGGTGTGTTGAAGCAGATATCTGGGCTGAAGCGCACGAAGTGCTGCGCACAGGCCAGACCGACATCTATCACTTCAATTTGAATGACGAATACGAAGATGCCGAAGGCATGGTCTGCGGAGGCCAGATGGATGTTCTCATCGAGCGATGGGCCTTTGACGAGCAGTAG
- a CDS encoding HD domain-containing phosphohydrolase, which produces MFFAVVMLGPYHGALLGAVDMFLSSWRLRLKPTDYLINLSNISISVYASGKVYYAVALRMHTVEPVGSSGQKALTVAAPIVAMALAYYVLQFAIPVLVSLLTSLIKIKDRIRGTFPWEPISLLACATVAGLINYSFVNFGLPTTAVIMLALMPVPIVIYYAFKTYHDKLDEQQSHYQKLTSVYDSILEMLAMAIDAKDDVTHDHIQRVKLFARRMGEAVGLSELEIEALKAGALLHDIGKIGVPAYILNKPGKLTEHEFEQMKMHTIIGADMLSNVDFRYPVVPIVRHHHERWDGRGYPDGLKGEGIPITARIITLVDNYDALRSDRPYKTGMTREAALAYIKENAGTFFDPSLVETFLSMADQLEVEAVNFKPPPTNKPSKVESAAMANARPAAGFDTAPQVDRAAAALNSIAETNQRVTALYEMSRTLSSILSLEDTVAILTNRLSKLIPFTTCAIALFDASRSEFEIVHATGLHAERFMKRRMPAEAGITGWVITNQRPMYNTNPVLDLGFLGAETASAYKGVVVFPLIKNEEAIGAIALYSTELAAYGSEHIQLLESISQPASDAVHNALTFEQAQRDAFTDSATGLANERALITQFERERARSHRIGTALSLIAVNVNHFGFATTGGESIREQSLAQLCRLIKRHVRETDLVARYESDSLIALLPESGRSDAAEICSRIGREIMMAGFDHDLSVSVGLATLPDDGASFEDLLRAARTSKVDSVGTMPDLALISFENRATKAPS; this is translated from the coding sequence ATGTTTTTTGCTGTCGTAATGCTGGGGCCATATCACGGCGCTTTGCTTGGCGCCGTTGACATGTTCCTTTCGAGTTGGCGCCTCAGGCTTAAGCCGACCGACTATCTGATTAATCTTTCCAACATTTCCATCTCGGTCTACGCATCCGGCAAGGTCTATTATGCGGTCGCACTCCGGATGCATACGGTAGAGCCTGTAGGATCATCTGGTCAGAAAGCATTGACCGTCGCTGCGCCAATCGTCGCTATGGCACTTGCATACTATGTGTTGCAGTTTGCGATACCGGTATTGGTGTCGCTGCTCACTTCCCTAATCAAGATAAAGGACAGGATTCGCGGAACATTCCCATGGGAACCGATATCACTTCTAGCCTGCGCTACAGTGGCAGGATTGATCAACTATTCCTTCGTCAATTTCGGACTTCCGACTACTGCCGTGATAATGCTTGCACTGATGCCGGTGCCCATAGTCATCTATTACGCGTTTAAGACCTATCACGACAAGCTCGACGAACAACAAAGCCACTATCAGAAACTCACCAGCGTCTACGATTCGATTCTGGAAATGCTCGCGATGGCCATCGACGCCAAAGATGACGTCACTCACGATCACATTCAGCGAGTGAAGTTGTTCGCGCGCAGGATGGGTGAAGCTGTCGGCCTGTCCGAGTTGGAAATCGAAGCGCTCAAGGCAGGCGCGCTGCTTCATGACATCGGCAAGATCGGCGTGCCCGCTTACATCCTCAACAAGCCCGGCAAGCTAACCGAGCACGAGTTTGAGCAGATGAAGATGCACACGATCATCGGCGCGGACATGCTCTCTAACGTCGATTTCCGTTATCCGGTCGTGCCAATCGTTCGGCATCATCACGAGCGATGGGACGGACGCGGCTATCCCGATGGCCTGAAAGGCGAAGGGATCCCGATCACCGCACGCATCATCACGCTCGTGGACAACTACGACGCGCTTCGCTCGGACCGGCCGTATAAGACCGGGATGACTCGCGAAGCAGCGCTCGCATACATAAAGGAAAACGCGGGCACTTTCTTCGATCCAAGTCTTGTGGAAACATTCCTGTCGATGGCAGACCAGCTCGAAGTTGAAGCCGTGAACTTCAAGCCGCCGCCAACCAACAAACCCAGTAAGGTAGAAAGCGCGGCGATGGCGAATGCGCGGCCGGCCGCCGGTTTCGATACTGCGCCTCAGGTCGACCGGGCTGCCGCCGCTCTCAACTCAATCGCCGAGACCAATCAACGAGTGACCGCGTTGTACGAAATGTCTCGCACGCTGTCGAGCATTCTCTCGCTGGAAGACACCGTCGCCATACTAACGAATCGCCTCTCGAAGCTTATTCCGTTTACGACCTGCGCGATCGCTCTGTTCGACGCGTCGCGGTCAGAGTTTGAAATAGTCCACGCGACCGGGCTGCACGCTGAGAGATTCATGAAGCGTCGCATGCCCGCCGAAGCAGGAATCACCGGATGGGTAATAACCAACCAGCGGCCGATGTACAACACCAACCCCGTGCTTGACCTCGGGTTCCTCGGCGCGGAAACCGCGAGCGCTTATAAAGGTGTGGTTGTCTTTCCGCTCATCAAGAACGAAGAAGCCATCGGCGCGATCGCCCTCTATTCTACAGAACTCGCGGCTTATGGAAGCGAGCACATACAGTTATTGGAATCGATCTCGCAGCCGGCGTCCGATGCCGTCCACAATGCGCTCACATTCGAACAGGCGCAACGCGACGCTTTCACCGATTCCGCAACAGGGCTGGCCAACGAACGCGCGCTGATCACCCAGTTCGAGCGAGAGCGCGCAAGGAGTCATCGGATTGGGACCGCGCTTTCGCTAATCGCGGTGAACGTCAATCATTTCGGCTTTGCCACCACCGGCGGCGAGAGCATCAGGGAACAAAGCCTGGCCCAACTGTGCCGGCTAATCAAGCGGCACGTGCGTGAGACCGATCTGGTGGCGCGCTACGAGAGTGACTCCTTGATCGCCTTGCTGCCCGAGAGCGGGCGGAGCGATGCTGCCGAGATATGCAGCCGCATTGGAAGGGAAATCATGATGGCTGGGTTTGACCACGATCTATCCGTTAGCGTAGGACTCGCGACGCTCCCTGATGACGGAGCCAGCTTCGAGGACCTACTGCGAGCCGCGCGCACATCTAAAGTCGATTCTGTGGGAACAATGCCCGACTTGGCGTTAATCAGCTTTGAGAACCGAGCAACCAAAGCGCCGAGTTGA
- a CDS encoding sigma-54 dependent transcriptional regulator: protein MSDQRVLIVDDEEPARQGLSEVVARWGYATDTAADGREAVEHVESFAPHVVITDVVMPNLDGFKLLAHLRTEHPETSVILLTGQGSVDAAIRSVKDEGAFYYFEKPIDMRRLQLVLRKAAEYSSARRENELLRRQLRQYGAFGDMVGASDAMRAVYTVVEQVAPSAVSVLITGESGTGKEMVARTLHKLSPRANQPFIAINCAAVPETLMESELFGHEKGAFTGAANRRIGCFELANNGTLLLDEIADMPFLLQAKLLRVLEDKKVWRLGSTKEVSVDVRVIAATNKDPVKAVQQSTLREDLLYRLNVITIKLPALRDHRDDVPLLVQHMIDELSKRHNKAARLISQEGMETLLSYHWPGNVRELRNVIERAVVICDGEQIEQRHLPFHITGQEPSPTADAVMIPIGMPLEEVERRVILSTLARTEYNKTRTAETLHISLKTLHNKLKAYREAGLIKEEG, encoded by the coding sequence ATGTCCGACCAGCGCGTGCTCATAGTGGACGATGAGGAACCCGCGCGGCAGGGTCTCAGCGAAGTAGTCGCCAGATGGGGCTACGCGACAGACACTGCCGCCGATGGGCGCGAGGCTGTCGAGCATGTTGAGAGCTTCGCTCCTCACGTTGTTATCACCGATGTGGTGATGCCAAACCTTGACGGATTCAAGCTGCTGGCTCATCTCAGAACGGAGCACCCGGAGACCTCGGTGATTCTGCTGACCGGTCAAGGTTCTGTTGACGCGGCTATCCGCTCTGTCAAAGACGAAGGCGCTTTCTACTATTTTGAGAAACCCATTGACATGCGCAGGCTTCAGCTTGTGCTGAGGAAAGCCGCCGAGTACAGCAGCGCGCGACGTGAGAACGAATTGCTTCGCCGTCAGCTTCGCCAGTACGGCGCGTTCGGCGATATGGTTGGGGCATCCGACGCAATGCGCGCGGTCTATACCGTAGTCGAGCAGGTGGCTCCTAGCGCGGTGTCGGTGCTTATCACCGGCGAATCAGGCACCGGCAAGGAGATGGTTGCGCGCACGCTTCACAAGCTCAGCCCGAGGGCTAACCAACCCTTTATCGCCATCAACTGCGCAGCGGTGCCCGAAACGTTGATGGAGTCAGAGTTGTTCGGTCACGAGAAAGGCGCATTCACCGGCGCGGCTAACCGGCGCATAGGCTGCTTCGAGCTGGCTAACAACGGCACGCTGCTGCTGGACGAGATCGCCGATATGCCGTTTCTTCTTCAAGCAAAACTCCTGCGCGTGCTTGAAGACAAGAAAGTGTGGAGGCTCGGCTCAACTAAAGAGGTCAGCGTTGATGTGCGCGTGATCGCGGCGACCAACAAAGACCCCGTGAAGGCAGTCCAGCAAAGCACTCTGAGAGAGGACTTGCTGTACCGATTGAACGTAATTACAATCAAGCTTCCGGCGTTGCGTGATCACCGCGACGATGTTCCGCTGCTCGTTCAGCACATGATCGACGAGCTGAGCAAGCGGCATAACAAGGCGGCGCGACTCATATCCCAAGAGGGAATGGAGACGCTGCTGAGTTATCATTGGCCCGGCAACGTTCGCGAGCTTCGCAACGTGATCGAACGCGCGGTTGTGATTTGCGACGGAGAACAAATAGAGCAGCGCCATCTGCCTTTTCACATCACCGGCCAGGAACCCTCACCTACCGCCGACGCCGTGATGATACCGATCGGCATGCCCCTTGAAGAAGTCGAGCGGCGAGTGATACTCAGCACTCTTGCTCGCACCGAATACAATAAGACGCGAACTGCTGAAACTTTGCACATCAGCCTCAAGACACTTCACAACAAGTTGAAGGCGTATAGAGAGGCCGGTCTGATAAAAGAGGAAGGGTAG